Genomic window (Deltaproteobacteria bacterium):
CCTGCGCCTGAATGATCAGGCCGTAGATGCGGTTCTGATCGCAGCGTTCCAGGTCCTCGGGCGGATCGACGCCGAGCACGATCGGCACGTTGGCCACGCGCAGGCCCTTTTGCGCGAGGTAGGTCGAAAGCGGGGTCTTGGACGTGCGTGAGATCCCGACGAGCACGAGGTCGGCCTTCGGCAGGTTGCGCGGCTCTGCCCCGTCGTCGTTTTTCACCGTGAACTCGACCGCCTCGATGCGGCGGAAGTAGTCCTCGCCGATCGTGTGCAGCAGGCCGGGCACCCCGGATGGCCGTTTCGACAAAAACGCCGACAACTTCGCCATCAACGCGCCGATCAGGTCGACGGACTCGACGTTGTGGCGGTCGAGCAGGCGAAACAGCATGTCCCGGGCGGACTCGCTCACGACCGTGTAGACGACCAGCGCGTGCAACTCCGCGGCGCGCTCGACGATGCGCTCCATTTCGGTCTCGAGCCGCACCCGCGAGTACAGCCGCACGTTGACCGGGACGTCGCCGTATTGCAGCAGCGCGGCGCGGACGATGCGCTCGGCGGTTTCGCCGGTTGCGTCGCTGATGACCATGATGTGCTTCATGCGCCGGT
Coding sequences:
- a CDS encoding kinase/pyrophosphorylase; this translates as MVISDATGETAERIVRAALLQYGDVPVNVRLYSRVRLETEMERIVERAAELHALVVYTVVSESARDMLFRLLDRHNVESVDLIGALMAKLSAFLSKRPSGVPGLLHTIGEDYFRRIEAVEFTVKNDDGAEPRNLPKADLVLVGISRTSKTPLSTYLAQKGLRVANVPIVLGVDPPEDLERCDQNRIYGLIIQAQALVRIRKARLKHLGMPEDSSYGMLDHIEREIEYSREIFRRHPEWPVIDVTNKAIEETAADILRLHKDRAAAKQTA